Sequence from the Rhodococcus jostii RHA1 genome:
GCGAAAGGGAGGAGGGGACGTGCTGTGAGCAGTCCCGCCCCCGGCGACCGCGGCGCCGGTGCCAGGCGCCGCATGGCGCGGGTGCCCGCGATGGCGGAGGCCGAGGTCCTCGACATCGTCGCCGGCGTCGCCCGGAAACTCGATGCGCGGCAGGCGGAGATCACCCGCACGATGAGCGCGCTGCTCGCACACGAGATCGACCAACTCGACGAAGACCCGCAACTCGTCGAACTGCTCGAGGCGAGCGTGAACGGCAACGTCTCGACGATCGTGCACGTCCTCGCCAACGACATTCCCGTCGATCACTTGCAGCCCACCACCGCCGCCGTGGAGTATGCGCTGCGACTGGCGCAACGCGACGTGTCGTCGAACTCGCTGGTCCGCGCGTATCACATGGGCCAGGACGACCTCATCAAGATCTGCTACGACGAAGTCAGCGCCCTCCAACTGTCCGGACCGCTGACCCTCGCTGTGCTCAAACATATTTCGGAGGTCGTGTACAGCTACATCGACTGGATCACCCTTTACGTGTTCGACGCCTACGAGCAGGAACGCCGGCGGTGGCTGGGTGCCCGCGGCAACGTCCACTCGTCGACCATCCACACCCTCCTCACCGGAACGGGCAACGACGGCTCCGCGTTCGAGGCCGAGACCCACTACCGGCTCGAGCAGACGCACGTCGCGATGATCCTGTGGTCCACCGGTTCCGACACCGAGGCGAGCCTCAACGCACTCGACCACTACGTCCGGGACCTCGCCCACCACCTCGCCACCGACTCCGCGCCCATCGTCACCGCCATTGACCGCCGAACACTGTGGGCCTGGCTGCCTTTCGGCCGCCGGAAGCCCATCCTCGACACCACCGAACTCGCCGCGGCCATGCCCGCGAACCCGGGCATCCGGACTGCGATCGGCCTGCCCGCGTCCGGGATCGCGGGATTCCGGCGGTCGCACGAACAAGCGCACGCCGCCTACTCCGTCGCCACCGTGCCCCACACCCCGGCCCGGCCGATCGTCGGCTTCGGCGACCGCGGCGTCGCCGTCGTCTCGCTCCTCGCCGAGAACCTGGACTCCACCCGGGCCTGGGTATGGGAGGTCCTCGGCCCACTCGCGGAGAACACCGACCAGGCCGCGACACTGCGGACCACGCTCAGCACCTACTTCGCGACCGGCGAAAGCCACCTCCACACCGCCCAGCAGATGAACCTCCACCGCAACACCGTCAAATACCGCATCACCAAAGCCCTCGGCGACCCCGCCACCGGCACACACAGCAAGCTGGATCTCGCACTCGCCCTGCAGGTGTGCGAATTCCTCGGTCCGACGGTGCTGAAGTAGGCGCTTCGCGCCTGTGCGTGGTTGACGAGTCTCAGGACTCCTTAACCACGCACGGGCGGCGGAGCCGCGAGCGCAATGGATCCGTCTCGCTGTGGTGGCGGGTGGAATCGTCGTCGGCTTCCCGCTCCTCACGTCGTTCGCCCTGACGACTGCGCCCGCCAGTCACGGTGCTGTCGTCATCGCGCTGCTGCCGGCGGCGACCGCGGTCACGGCTGTTGTCCGCGGCAAAGAGCCTCCGCCGCGGTCGGATACGCGAACTCGGCGCATGGCAGACGGTGTCCTGGGCTCTGATGGTCGCCGCGCCGCTGATGATCGCCCTGACAGTCATTTCGGCGATCCGGCAGCCGCCAACCGGGTCACCGATCGAGTGGGCGGCGTTCGCCTACCTGGGCGTGGTGAGAGCACGTTCCTCGGATTCTTCGCCTGGTACCGCGGGCTCGCGATCGGGCCGATGGCACAGGTCAGCCAGGTCCAACTGGTCCAACCCGTGCAGACCATCTCCTGGGCGGCCCTGCTGCTGCGTGAACAACTCACCTGGGCCACCGTCCGAGTTCGAGGGCGCTTCGCGCCCGTGCGCGGTTGAGGAGTCCAGAGACTCGTCAAGCACGCACGGGCGGCGGAGCCGCCTATGCCCGACCGAGGATGGACCCGAGGTCGGCGGACGTGGAGAGGGTGCCGTATTCGTGAGTACGGTCCGGGCCCAGGCGGGCATCGATGAAGGTGTCGGCGACGGCGGCGGGTGAGAAGCGGGTCAGTAGCGACGCCTGAAGTGCGAGGGCCATCGATTCGACGACCGTGCGGGCGCGCGACTGTGCGCGGGCCGGGTCCTCGGTGGCGAGTTCGCCGAGCTGACGACGGACCCGGTCGAGGTGCTCGTCCAGCACCGCGTTGCTGCCGCGGGCCAGGTTCACCTCGGCGTCGAATGCGGCGACGCTGTCGGGTTCGCGGGTCATCGCGCGCAGGACGTCGAGGGCGATGACGTTGCCCGACCCCTCCCACACGGCCATGACGGGCTGCTCCCGGTAGCGGCGGGCGAGCGGGAAGTCCTCGGTGTACCCGTTGCCGCCCAGGCATTCCAGTGCCTCGTACGCGTGGTGCGGGCCGCGCTTGCAGATCCAGTACTTCGCGACCGCGGTCGCGAGCCGGCGGAAGCTGCGTTCCTGCTCGCTCGCGTCCTCGTCGTGGGCGCGAGCGAGGCGCAGCGCGGTGACGGTGGCCGCCTCCGACTCCAGCGCCAGGTCGGCCAGCACCGACGTCATCGCCGGCTGATCGGCCAGGACCTTCCCGAACGCCGAGCGGTGCCGGGCGTGCCACACCGCCTCCGCGACGGACTGCCGCATGCCCGCGGTGCTGCCGAGCACGCAGTCGAGGCGGGTGCGCGCGACCATCTCGATGATGGTGCGGACGCCGCGCCCCGGTTCGCCGACCATGACGCCGACGGTGCCGTCGAGTTCGATCTCGGACGACGCGTTGGACTTGTTGCCCAGCTTGTTCTTCAGCCGCTGGATGCGAAAGACGTTGCGGGTGCCGTCCGGGAGGATGCGGGGCAGCAGGAAGCACGAGAGCCCCTCGCCACCTGCACCTTCCGCCTGCGCGAGGACGAGGAACGCGTCGGACATCGGGGCCGAGCAGAACCACTTGTGCCCGGTCAGCAGGTAGTCGGCGCCGGGGCCGCCGCGTCCGGCGGGTTTCGCGACGGTGGTGTTGGCCCGGACGTCGGAGCCGCCCTGCTTCTCCGTCATGGACATGCCGAAGATCGCGGACGCCTTGCCGGGTGCGTCGAGTTCGGGGGTGTAGCTGCGGGACAGTGCGCGCGGCTTCCAGATCGCGGCGACGTCGGGTTGCAGGTCGAGGGAGGGGATGGCGGCGTTGGTCATCGAGATCGGGCAGGAGTGTCCGGGTTCGATCTGCGCGAACATCATGAATGCCGCTGCGCGCGCGACGTTCGCGCCGGGCTTGGGGTCGGCCCAGGCCGACGTGTGCGCCCCGTGCGCGACGGCCGCGGAGATGATCCGGTGATACGCGGGGTGGTATTCGACCTCGTCGATCCGGTTGCCCCAGCGGTCGAACGTCTTCAGTTCGGGGATGATCGTGTTGGCGAGTTCGGCGTCGTGCTGGAACGTGGCACTGCCGACGAGTGCGCCGATGCCGGTGAGTTCGCCGGTGGCCCAGCCGGCGTCGTGGCGGCGAACCCCCTCGGACAGCACCGTGTCGAGGGTGAACTCGTTGACGTCGGTGCGGGGCACCGACTGGTTGAGCACGGTGTGCGTCCGGTGGGGTGCGGGATGGGTGACGTTCGTTTCGGAAAAAGTAGTCATGGCAGTGTCTTTCGTGAGTCAGCTCGCGGAGCGGATCAGGTGCTTCTGGATCTTGCCGGTGGGGGTGCGGGGCAGCACGTTGGCGAACACGTAGTCGCGGGGAATCTTGTAGCGCGCCAGCTTGTCCGACAGGTAGTCGCGGATGTCGTCGGCACCCACGACGTCCGGTTCGCGCCACACGACGTGCGCGACGACGGTCTCACCCCACTCGGGGTGCGGCCGGCCCACCACCGCGACGTCCACGACGTCGGGATGGCCGGAGATGGCGTCCTCGACTTCCTTGGAATAGACGTTCTCGCCGCCGGTGATGATCATGTCTTTCGCCCGGTCGACGATGAAGAGGTAGCCGTCGTCGTCCTTGCGTGCGAGATCGCCTGTGCGGTACCAGCCGCCGTCGGCGAACACGGCTGCGGTGGCGGCGGGATCGTCGAGGTAGCCCTGCATCACGGTCTCGGTGCGTAGCCAGATCTCGCCGATCTCCCCGGCGGGCACGTCGGCGCCGTCGGGGCCGGCCAGGCGCATGTCGACGCCGGCGAGCGCCGCCCGGCCGATCGAACCGGCCTTCGCGAGCTGTTCCTCCGGGTAGAGGACGGCCCCGACGGGACCCGTCTCCGTCATCCCGTACACCTGGTAGAAGCGGGTGGTCCGGTACGACTCGACGAGTCGGCGCGCCACGTCGGCGCCGATCGGGCCGCCGCCGTAGAGCCAGGCCCGGACGCTGGACAGGTCGTGGTCGGCGAAGTCCGGCACCGCATTCTGTGCCGTGGTGTAGATGACCGGCGGACCGAAGCACAGCGTGATGCGTTGCTGCTGTACCGCTTCCAGGAAGTGGACGGGGTGGTACTCGCGGACGAGCACGACGGTGCCGCCCATGTAGAGCGTCGCCATCAGCCAGTTGTTGAGCGGCGACGCGTGCCAGATCGGGACGGCCATCAGTAGTCGCTCTTCGCGGGTGATCGACAGACCGAGGGCCGCCGTAGTCGCCACGAGCACGACGTTGCGGTGGCTGTGCACGCAGCCCTTGGGCGCGCCGGTGGTGCCGGACGTGTAGAGGATTTCCGCGGGGTCGTTCTCGTCGAGGTCGATGCCGTCGATGCCGTCCAGGTCCGCGATCGCGTCGTCGAAGAAGGTGTGGCCCGCCACGGCGGTGTCGGTGGACAGCAGCTGCACCGGCGTCTCGAGCCGCTCGATCACGGGTGCGAGTTCGCCGTCGAAGACGCACACCTTCACCCGCGCGTGCCGCAGGATGTAGTCGACCTCGGGTGCCTGCATCTTGTGGTTGACCGGAACCACCACCGCGCCGATGCGCCAGGCGCCGAGCATCGCGTAGACGAATCCGGGGGTGTTGAAGCACATGAGAGCGACGCGGTCACCGTGCTCGACCCCCAGTGTCCGCAGCAGGGCGGCGGCCCGGCGGCTACCGTCCTGCACGGAACCATACGTATGGTCGCGGCCCTGGAAATGGAGAAACGCCTTGTCGGGGGTCTTCCGGACGTTGCTGTCGAATACGCGAACGATGTTCATCGCGCTCCTTGGAGAAGAGAAGTTCAGTCGATGGAGGTGTTGCGGACGGTCTCGGGGATCTGCAGGTTCGCGAAGATGACGGCGACGGCCTCCTCGAGCGAGTAGCCGAAGCTCTCACCGGTGGCGGTCTTCTGGATCACCAGTCCGAAGATTGCCGACCAGAACGCCTTCGATTCGACGTCGATGCCGGCGCGCAGTTGCCACCCGGTTCGCATCAGGGTGCGGATCAGCGCGACCTCGCCCGACGAGTGCAGAGTGCGGAGGGTGTCGGTGATGAGATCGCGCAGTTCGCTGCGACGTCCCGTCATCAGCATCGCCGACGTGAAGAGTTCGACGCTGGGGGCGCCGGGTCCGAGCAGGGAGCCGACGAGTTTCTCCGTGTAGTCGCCGACGGTCTCCGCGGTGGCCGCGTCGTCCTCGGCCCGCTTGCCGGCGCGCAGCACGGCAGCACACGCGACCTCGACGAAGAGTCGTTCCTTGGAACCGTAGTAATAGGTGACCTGGTTGGGGTGCGCCCCGGCGGCGGCGCAGATCTGCGTGATCGGGACGCCCTCGCCGTGCTCGAGAAACAGTTCGGTGGCGGCGGTGAACAGGGCGTCGCGGGTCTGACGACCGGACTCCCGGGTCGCTCGCGCTGCTCGGCCCGTCTGCGGCACCATGACTGCTCCCACTTGTTTGTATGACAAACAATAACTCGACTTTGTTTGTATGACAAACAAGGAGAGTGACGGGCGTCGCCCCGACGTCCTCCGACCCCGGAAATACCGACTGCCAGGGTTACGCTGCTCACCATGTTTTCTTCCGTCGGAGCGAAGATCCGTGTGGTGGTGGCGCTACTGCTCACCGCCCTGCTGGCGCTGACCCTGTCGTCGTGTTCGAGTGACGGGGAAACGTCCGGGGCGGCACCGCAGGATCTGTGTTCGCCACCCGGCGTGGGCGCGGCCACCGCCGCCCCGACCAACCTCGCCGCCGCAGGCGCCGCGGCCGAGGACCGCTACACGACGCCGTCGACCACCCCGGTCGACCAGATCGACGCGTCGAAGCTGAACCTCATCACCCCCGGCGTGCTCACCGTCGGCACGCTGTCCGACGCGCCGCCGAGCATCTGCGTGAACTCGGAGAACCAGTTCACCGGTTACGACAACGAACTGCTGAAGGCCGTCGCCGACAAGCTGGGCCTGCGCGTCGACTTCGTCGGCACCGAGTTCGCCGGACTGCTCGCCCAGGTTGCCGGGCGCCGCTTCGACGTCGGATCCTCCTCCATCACGACGACGGACGAGCGCCGCAACACCGTCGGCTTCACCAACGGCTACGACTTCGGCTACTTCTCCCTCGTCGTTCCCAACGGCGGTCCGATCCAGGGCTTCGACGACTTGACCGAGACCACTCGGATCGGCGTCGTCCAGGGCACCGTCCAGGAC
This genomic interval carries:
- a CDS encoding PucR family transcriptional regulator, yielding MSSPAPGDRGAGARRRMARVPAMAEAEVLDIVAGVARKLDARQAEITRTMSALLAHEIDQLDEDPQLVELLEASVNGNVSTIVHVLANDIPVDHLQPTTAAVEYALRLAQRDVSSNSLVRAYHMGQDDLIKICYDEVSALQLSGPLTLAVLKHISEVVYSYIDWITLYVFDAYEQERRRWLGARGNVHSSTIHTLLTGTGNDGSAFEAETHYRLEQTHVAMILWSTGSDTEASLNALDHYVRDLAHHLATDSAPIVTAIDRRTLWAWLPFGRRKPILDTTELAAAMPANPGIRTAIGLPASGIAGFRRSHEQAHAAYSVATVPHTPARPIVGFGDRGVAVVSLLAENLDSTRAWVWEVLGPLAENTDQAATLRTTLSTYFATGESHLHTAQQMNLHRNTVKYRITKALGDPATGTHSKLDLALALQVCEFLGPTVLK
- a CDS encoding acyl-CoA dehydrogenase family protein, whose amino-acid sequence is MTTFSETNVTHPAPHRTHTVLNQSVPRTDVNEFTLDTVLSEGVRRHDAGWATGELTGIGALVGSATFQHDAELANTIIPELKTFDRWGNRIDEVEYHPAYHRIISAAVAHGAHTSAWADPKPGANVARAAAFMMFAQIEPGHSCPISMTNAAIPSLDLQPDVAAIWKPRALSRSYTPELDAPGKASAIFGMSMTEKQGGSDVRANTTVAKPAGRGGPGADYLLTGHKWFCSAPMSDAFLVLAQAEGAGGEGLSCFLLPRILPDGTRNVFRIQRLKNKLGNKSNASSEIELDGTVGVMVGEPGRGVRTIIEMVARTRLDCVLGSTAGMRQSVAEAVWHARHRSAFGKVLADQPAMTSVLADLALESEAATVTALRLARAHDEDASEQERSFRRLATAVAKYWICKRGPHHAYEALECLGGNGYTEDFPLARRYREQPVMAVWEGSGNVIALDVLRAMTREPDSVAAFDAEVNLARGSNAVLDEHLDRVRRQLGELATEDPARAQSRARTVVESMALALQASLLTRFSPAAVADTFIDARLGPDRTHEYGTLSTSADLGSILGRA
- a CDS encoding class I adenylate-forming enzyme family protein encodes the protein MNIVRVFDSNVRKTPDKAFLHFQGRDHTYGSVQDGSRRAAALLRTLGVEHGDRVALMCFNTPGFVYAMLGAWRIGAVVVPVNHKMQAPEVDYILRHARVKVCVFDGELAPVIERLETPVQLLSTDTAVAGHTFFDDAIADLDGIDGIDLDENDPAEILYTSGTTGAPKGCVHSHRNVVLVATTAALGLSITREERLLMAVPIWHASPLNNWLMATLYMGGTVVLVREYHPVHFLEAVQQQRITLCFGPPVIYTTAQNAVPDFADHDLSSVRAWLYGGGPIGADVARRLVESYRTTRFYQVYGMTETGPVGAVLYPEEQLAKAGSIGRAALAGVDMRLAGPDGADVPAGEIGEIWLRTETVMQGYLDDPAATAAVFADGGWYRTGDLARKDDDGYLFIVDRAKDMIITGGENVYSKEVEDAISGHPDVVDVAVVGRPHPEWGETVVAHVVWREPDVVGADDIRDYLSDKLARYKIPRDYVFANVLPRTPTGKIQKHLIRSAS
- a CDS encoding TetR/AcrR family transcriptional regulator C-terminal domain-containing protein, whose product is MVPQTGRAARATRESGRQTRDALFTAATELFLEHGEGVPITQICAAAGAHPNQVTYYYGSKERLFVEVACAAVLRAGKRAEDDAATAETVGDYTEKLVGSLLGPGAPSVELFTSAMLMTGRRSELRDLITDTLRTLHSSGEVALIRTLMRTGWQLRAGIDVESKAFWSAIFGLVIQKTATGESFGYSLEEAVAVIFANLQIPETVRNTSID